The Medicago truncatula cultivar Jemalong A17 chromosome 4, MtrunA17r5.0-ANR, whole genome shotgun sequence genome includes a region encoding these proteins:
- the LOC25491766 gene encoding protein PHOTOSYSTEM I ASSEMBLY 2, chloroplastic: protein MSSISFCCYNGAAAPPTFLHKVPLQPITLTRSIQRRQSTITTSASKGFSFNSIFFKSCKSCEGKGAIECPGCKGSGKNKKNGNVFERWKCFGCQGFGLISCPSCGKGGLTPEQTGER, encoded by the exons atgtcctCTATCTCTTTTTGTTGCTACAATGGTGCTGCGGCTCCACCAACTTTTCTTCATAAAGTTCCACTTCAACCAATCACACTAACAAGAAGTATACAACGAAGACAGAGCACAATCACTACTTCTGCTTCAAAAGGATTCTCATTTAATTCG atattttttaaaagctgTAAAAGTTGCGAAGGCAAAGGGGCCATCGAATGTCCAGGATGTAAG GGATCAGGAAAGAATAAAAAGAATGGAAATGTGTTTGAACGGTGGAA ATGCTTTGGCTGCCAAGGATTTGGGTTGATCAGTTGCCCCAGCTGTGGAAAGGGAGGGTTGACCCCAGAGCAAACAGGAGAAAGATAA
- the LOC25491767 gene encoding phosphatidylinositol-3-phosphatase SAC1, with protein MSKSENSMGLGSTTTTTTSSSVSSKIHPSNHPPELDPSSYALEKFKLYETRARFYLIGSDRNKRFFRVLKIDRSEQSDLSISQDPVLYSQQEIKSLLQRIAEGNRATGGLTFVAKVFGIAGCIKFLESYYLILVTKRRQIGSICGHAIYSIKESQLITIPHVSIQSDLAHSKTELRYKKLLSSVDLTKDFFFSYTYPIMQSLQKNVSSDQEGGMPYDNIFVWNAYLTQAIRSRCNNTIWTIALVHGHFRQARLSIFGRDFSVSLISRRSRHFAGTRYLKRGVNDRGRVANDVETEQIVLDEEAGSCKGKMSSVVQMRGSIPLFWSQEASRFSPKPDIILQRYDPTYQATKFHFEDLAQRYGNPIIVLNLIKTVEKRPREMMLRREFANAVGYLNQILPAESHLRFIHWDFHKFAKTKSANVLAVLGAVASEALDLTSFYYSGKPNIVKRANKSNRTSTARDASLRDLTASSGDLARLGISSEVLNSMANRDRETDMNHQNKDDYFNSDTPHFQSGVLRTNCIDCLDRTNVAQYAYGLQALGRQLHAMGLSDVPKVDPDSSIAAALMDMYQSMGDALAQQYGGSAAHNTVFPERQGKWKATTQSREFLKSIKRYYSNAYTDGEKQDAINLFLGYFKPQEGKPALWELDSDYYLHVSGIGDDLFPEKFCEPNLKSSGRDGTIFTPVPACRDDFSRIKLTSFDKLIEKTCSTIKNVRLSCEPDQKPGGVSGNSGVAPDAAEIQLKSPNWLFGQRKYEEGSSAAKVASSETDIEGCHANDFCNLNWLSSGNDMNEEDVFHRYFTMTSANESNGWYGGTLLGDQDESSEIYRHYAELCQGPAFELFQDDHEREQHYADALSMSSFEIINEAGVAAEMEAALKEYDQVGADLGIIPSSCKFFADDPSWLTRWLIGDEKVPRI; from the exons ATGTCAAAATCGGAGAATTCAATGGGATTaggatcaacaacaacaacaacaacatcatcatctgTATCATCCAAAATTCACCCTTCCAATCATCCACCAGAACTCGATCCTTCTTCCTACGCTCTCGAGAAATTCAAACTCTACGAAACCAGAGCG AGGTTTTATTTAATTGGAAGTGATCGGAACAAGAGATTCTTTCGCGTATTGAAAATTGATCGATCAGAACAGTCTGATCTTAGTATCAGTCAAGATCCTGTGTTGTATTCGCAGCAGGAAATTAAGAGTTTGCTTCAGCGGATTGCTGAAGGTAATCGAGCTACCGGTGGACTTACTTTCGTCGCTAAAGTTTTTGGAATTGCAG GCTGCATCAAGTTTCTCGAGTCTTACTATTTGATTCTCGTTACTAAGCGCAGACAAATTGGTTCTATATGTGGCCATGCAATTTATAGCATCAAGGAGAGCCAATTAATTACAATTCCACATGTGTCAATTCAATCTGATTTAGCTCACTCTAAAACTGAGCTAAG ATACAAAAAGCTTTTGTCCAGTGTTGATTTGACCAAGGATTTCTTCTTTAGTTATACTTACCCTATAATGCAAAGTCTGCAAAAGAACGTCTCGTCCGATCAAGAAGGAGGGATGCCATACGATAATATATTTGTCTGGAATGCTTATTTGACACAAGCTATCAGATCTAGATGCAATAACACCATATGGACTATAGCTTTGGTTCATGGCCATTTTAGGCAG GCTCGTTTATCGATCTTTGGGAGGGACTTCAGTGTTTCCTTGATTTCTCGACGCTCTAGACATTTTGCAGGGACACG TTACCTGAAAAGGGGAGTGAATGATCGAGGGAGAGTTGCTAATGATGTTGAGACAGAGCAGATTGTCCTTGACGAAGAAGCTGGCTCCTGCAAGGGCAAAATGAGTTCAGTTGTGCAAATGCGTGGATCAATACCACTTTTCTGGTCACAAGAAGCATCAAGATTTAGCCCTAAGCCTGACATAATTT TGCAGAGATACGATCCAACATACCAGGCAACAAAATTCCATTTTGAAGACCTTGCTCAGAGATATGGCAATCCAATTATTGTCCTTAATTTGATCAAG ACAGTTGAGAAAAGGCCTCGAGAAATGATGCTGAGGCGTGAATTTGCAAATGCTGTTGGGTATCTGAACCAAATTCTACCAGCAGAGAGCCATCTTAGATTTATTCACTGGGACTTTCACAAGTTTGCAAAAAC CAAGTCTGCCAATGTTTTGGCAGTTTTAGGAGCTGTAGCAAGTGAAGCACTTGATCTAACAAGTTTTTACTATAGTGGCAAGCCCAACATTGTAAAGAGGGCAAACAAGAGTAATCGAACAAGCACAGCAAG GGATGCTTCGTTGAGAGATCTGACAGCTAGTTCTGGAGATCTTGCAAGGCTTGGAATCAGTAGTGAAGTGCTAAATTCTATGGCTAATCGAGATAGAGAGACTGACATGAATCACCAGAACaaagatgattattttaatagtGATACACCACATTTTCAGAGTGGAGTCCTACGTACCAACTGCATTGACTGCTTGGACCGTACAAATGTCGCCCAATATGCTTATGGCCTACAAGCTTTAGGACGCCAGCTCCATGCAATGGGTTTGTCTGATGTGCCAAAAGTGGATCCTGACAGTAGTATTGCAGCAGCTCTAATGGATATGTATCAAAGTATGGGAGATGCTCTTGCGCAGCAGTATGGTGGTTCTGCAGCTCACAATACT GTGTTTCCAGAGAGGCAGGGAAAGTGGAAAGCAACGACACAATCAAGAGAATTTTTAAAATCCATAAAACGATATTACAGCAATGCTTATACGGATGGTGAAAAACAAGATGCAATAAACTT ATTCTTAGGTTACTTCAAACCACAGGAAGGAAAACCTGCTCTATGGGAGCTTGATTCAGATTATTATCTCCATGTATCTGGCATTGGAGATGATCTTTTTCCTGAGAAGTT TTGTGAACCAAATCTCAAGTCTTCTGGGAGAGACGGAACAATCTTCACCCCTGTACCAGCTTGCAGAGATGATTTCTCACGCATAAAGCTGACATCATTTGACAAGTTAATTGAAAAGACCTGTAGTACAATTAAAAATGTAAGGCTTTCCTGCGAACCTGATCAGAAGCCAGGTGGAGTTTCTGGAAACAGTGGTGTAGCACCTGATGCAGC TGAGATACAGCTTAAAAGCCCAAATTGGCTTTTTGGCCAGAGAAAGTATGAAGAAGGTTCCTCTGCTGCAAAAGTTGCTTCTAGTGAAACCGACATTGAGGGATGTCATGCTAATGACTTTTGCAACTTGAATTGGCTTTCCTCTGGTAATGATATGAATGAAGAGGATGTTTTTCATAG GTACTTTACAATGACCTCAGCAAACGAGTCCAATGGTTGGTATGGAGGCACCCTCCTTGGTGATCAAGATGAAAGCAGTGagatatatagacattatgctgAGTTATGTCAG GGACCTGCCTTTGAACTTTTCCAAGATGATCATGAAAGAGAGCAACACTACGCGGATGCTCTAAGCATGAGTTCATTTGAAATTATAAATGAAGCTGGTGTTGCAGCAGAGATGGAAGCAGCTCTAAAGGAGTATGACCAAGTTGGTGCTGACCTTGGGATCATTCCCTCATCTTGTAAATTCTTCGCCGATGATCCAAGTTGGTTGACGAGGTGGTTAATTGGGGACGAAAAAGTACCCAGGATATGA